The sequence below is a genomic window from Microbacterium sp. SORGH_AS_0888.
CAGGCGGCGGCAGCTGCGGCGGCACCGCAGGCGCCCGCCGAGCCTTCCGTTCGCGGCGCCTTCGGTCAGCGTGTGGACCCGGCGGCGGGCGGCGCGCCCGCGCCGCAGAACCGCGCCGAGCGTCGTGCGTCCGGCAAGAAGAAGTAGCCGGTGAGCCCCGGCGTCCGTCTGGTCCGGTCGGCGGAGCTCAGCCCCGCCCCGTACGCCTACGCGTCCATCGTTCCCGCCGGCTCCCGGCTCGTGTTCCTCGCGGGAGCGTGTCCGCTCGAGAAGGACGGCACGACGGCTGCCGTGGGCGACTACGCGGGTCAGGCGGCGCAGTGCATCGAGACGCTGAGGCAGGCCCTCCGCGACGCCGGTGCGGGCATCGAGGACGTCGTGAGCACGAGGATCCTCGTCGCCTCGGCGCGACGCGAGGACCTGGGCGACGTGTGGGATGTCGTGCACGAGGCCTTCGGCGAGCACGACGTGCCGAGCACGCTGCTGGGGGTCACGGTGCTCGGCTACGCGCATCAGCTCGTCGAGATCGAGGCCGTCGCCGTCCTCCCGGCCTGAGTCGCCCCGTTCGGCGGACGAACGCCCGGCCGGCGCGGAGCCCGTCGGCGCGGGGATATCCTGAACCGATGAGCCCGCTCCGCCCCCTCGATCAGTCCCGCAAGCTGCAGAACGTCCTGTACGAGATCCGCGGCGAGGCACTCGCGGAGGCCGACCGGCTCGAGGCGGAGGGCCACTCGATCCTCAAGCTCAACACCGGGAACCCGGCGGTGTTCGGGTTCGAGGCTCCCTTCCAGATCGTCCGCGACATGATCGAGGCCGTTCCGACCGCGCACGGCTACTCCGACAGCAAGGGCATCGTGTCCGCCCGTCGCGCCGTCGTCTACCGGTACGAGCAGGTGCCCGGCTTCCCGTCGTTCACGCCCGAGGACGTCTTCCTCGGCAACGGGGTCTCCGAGCTGATCACGATGACGATGCAGGCGCTGCTCGACGAGGGCGACGAGGTGCTGATCCCGGCACCGGACTATCCACTGTGGACGGCCATGACGAGCCTCGGCGGCGGCACCCCCGTGCACTACATGTGCGACGAGAACAACGGCTGGCAGCCCGACATCGAGGACATCCGGGCCAAGATCACCGAGCGCACCAAGGCGATCGTCGTGATCAACCCGAACAACCCGACGGGAGCGGTCTACACGCGCGAGCTGCTGCAGCAGATCGTCGACCTGGCCCGCGAGCACTCGCTGCTTCTGCTCGCCGACGAGATCTACGATCGCATCCTGTTCGACGACGCCCAGCACGTGTCCCTCGCGACCCTCGCTCCCGACCTGCTCTGCCTCACCTTCAACGGCTTGAGCAAGACCTACCGGGTCGCGGGCTACCGCTCCGGCTGGCTCGTCATCACGGGCCCCAAGAGCCACGCATCCGGTTTCCTGGAGGGCATCAACCTGCTCGCCTCCACGCGGCTGTGCCCGAACGTGCCGGCCCAGCACGCCGTCCAGGCGGCGCTGTCGGGCGTGCAGTCGATCGATGCGCTCATCGCTCCCACCGGCCGGCTGCACGAGCAGCGCGACGCCGCCTGGGCGGGGCTCGAGGCGATCCCCGGCGTGAGCTGCGTCCAGCCGCAGGGCGCGCTCTACGCCTTCCCGCGGCTGGACCCCGAGGTGCACGACATCCACGACGACCAGAAGCTCGTGCGCGATCTGCTGGTGGCCGAGCACATCCTCCTGGTGGAGGGGACCGGCTTCAACTGGCCCACCCCCGACCACCTGCGGGTCGTCACCCTGCCCGAGGCCCGGGTCATCACGGAGGCGATCGAACGGCTCGGGAACTTCCTGGCGTCCTATCGACAGTAGGCGCGCTCGGCGTCAACCCGCTTCCGTGACGCGGGGCGCCCGCCTACCGTGGGTGCCATGACGATCGAGCTGAACCAGCCGGCGGTGCGACATGCCCGCAGCCTCGTTCGGGAGGGGAAGGTCGTGCGCGACGAGCGGGATGACTGGTCGGAGGCCGCTCCCACCCCGGATGAGGAGAACGCCTTCATCGAGCGCGAGGGATGGACTGCTTTCGCCCACTGGCACCTCGGCATCGACCGGGATGCGAACCCGGAGACCAAGGCTGCCTATTCGTTCCCCTACGGCGACTTCCGCAAGGTACGGCGCTCCGGAGTGATCTCGGGCGAGAGCAGAGCCGGTCAGCACGACCACGACGAGATCGAGAAGGCGCTGCGCTCGCTCCTGGAGCTCATCGACGCCGACAGGTCGTAGCGGCCCGCGCCGCTCAGAGCAGGGCGAGGGATGTCGCGCGCCAGCGCCGGTCCATCCCTTCGAGCCGGATGGCGACCGCGCGGGTGCGTGCGGGGGCCGCGACGACGACGACGGCTTCCACCACGCCGTCCGCGGGCGAGGAGTGACGCACGCTCACGATGCTGTGCACGGGGCGCGCGGCCGGCACTCCGCGGGCGCTCCGGGCGCGGATCGCGAGGTTCACGCGGACGAGGAGCGCGCGGTACGCCTCCTCCGTCAGCCAGCGCGCGAGCTGATCGAGGTCGCGCACGCCCGCGAGCGTCTCGAGCACGCCCTGGGTGAGGTTGCGCAGGAGCGGCTCCGGGTCGGGGAGCTCCGACGAGGAGGTCGGCTGCGGTGCGAAGAAGTCCTCCGAGACCAACCGTCGGTGAAGCGAAGCCGCGGGCATCTGCTGTGAAGAGGACATGGTCACCTCGCTCTTTTGTGGGGCGTACGCGGGATCAGTCAATCGGCCGACCACGGGGCGATGTGCGATTGTGGAAAAGTTCTCATCTTGCTCCCGCAATGCCTTAATGTCGGCGCGTGCGATGGGAACGGCTCTTCGAAGACCTCCAGACGCAGTTCGCGTCGGAGTGGGAGGCGGAGCGCGCCGTGCTCGACACCGAGGCGGAGCGCCTACGGCTCGCCCGCCTGCCGCTGCGATCGCGCCTGCGCGCCCTCGTCGGCGACGCCGCGACGATCGAGGTCGTCGGGGGAGAGCCGCTGCGCGGCACGCTGACGGCTGCGGGCGAGGACTGGCTCGGTGTCGACCTCGACGGGGGCGCCGCAGGGGTCGTCCGCACCGACGCGATCGCGGCGCTCGCGATCGACCAGGAGGGGCTGCTCCACAGCGCGCGGGAGGACGCGCGCACGCCGCGGTCGCTGGCCGAACGGATGAGCTTCGGCTTCGTCGCACGAGACCTCGCTCGGCGGCGGGTGACGGTCGGCATCCATCGCCTCGACGGCGCCGTGCTCACGGGGACGATCGACCGCGCCGGCGCCGACCACCTCGATCTCGCCCGTCACGATCCCGACGTGCCGCGCCGGGCCGCCGAGGTCACCGGCTTCCGCCTGCTCCCCTTCGCGGCGATCGGCTGGATGCGGCTGTACGAGCGTCCGGCCTGAGGCGTGCGAGGTCAGTCGGGGCTGCGGACGGGGCCCTGGCCCCACAGCTCCGGGAAGCTCGCCGCGTTCGACTGGCGCCACAGCGCCATCCGGCGTGCCTCTTCCGCCTGGTCGTCGAGATAGTCGACGACGCTGCGCTCGTCGATGCGCCACTGCGCCGGCGAGCCGAGCCGCGCACCGCGCAGGCGGCCGTCCAGGACGAGCGCGATGACCTCGTCGACGGAGATCGCCAGGGCATCGGCGACATCCGCGGGAGCGAGATGGCGTCCTTCGAACGCGGTCGGCTCGGGCATGCGTCGATTATCCGTCGTCCGAGGCACTGCGAGGGCCGTTCGCGGAACCTGTTGTGGATAACCTTCGACGCCACGGAGGCGGCTGGGCGAGCATGGTCGCCATGAGCAGCAGCGCACCCCGGCCGCGGCCGCGATCGGTCCGGATCGACCCGCGATTCGTCG
It includes:
- a CDS encoding RidA family protein, which encodes MSPGVRLVRSAELSPAPYAYASIVPAGSRLVFLAGACPLEKDGTTAAVGDYAGQAAQCIETLRQALRDAGAGIEDVVSTRILVASARREDLGDVWDVVHEAFGEHDVPSTLLGVTVLGYAHQLVEIEAVAVLPA
- a CDS encoding pyridoxal phosphate-dependent aminotransferase → MSPLRPLDQSRKLQNVLYEIRGEALAEADRLEAEGHSILKLNTGNPAVFGFEAPFQIVRDMIEAVPTAHGYSDSKGIVSARRAVVYRYEQVPGFPSFTPEDVFLGNGVSELITMTMQALLDEGDEVLIPAPDYPLWTAMTSLGGGTPVHYMCDENNGWQPDIEDIRAKITERTKAIVVINPNNPTGAVYTRELLQQIVDLAREHSLLLLADEIYDRILFDDAQHVSLATLAPDLLCLTFNGLSKTYRVAGYRSGWLVITGPKSHASGFLEGINLLASTRLCPNVPAQHAVQAALSGVQSIDALIAPTGRLHEQRDAAWAGLEAIPGVSCVQPQGALYAFPRLDPEVHDIHDDQKLVRDLLVAEHILLVEGTGFNWPTPDHLRVVTLPEARVITEAIERLGNFLASYRQ
- a CDS encoding Rv3235 family protein encodes the protein MSSSQQMPAASLHRRLVSEDFFAPQPTSSSELPDPEPLLRNLTQGVLETLAGVRDLDQLARWLTEEAYRALLVRVNLAIRARSARGVPAARPVHSIVSVRHSSPADGVVEAVVVVAAPARTRAVAIRLEGMDRRWRATSLALL
- a CDS encoding helix-turn-helix domain-containing protein translates to MPEPTAFEGRHLAPADVADALAISVDEVIALVLDGRLRGARLGSPAQWRIDERSVVDYLDDQAEEARRMALWRQSNAASFPELWGQGPVRSPD